A section of the Salmo salar chromosome ssa05, Ssal_v3.1, whole genome shotgun sequence genome encodes:
- the LOC106604881 gene encoding protocadherin alpha-C2 isoform X24 — translation MAVAARRCYSITQNVPFTFYLVIFLLSGLTNSQIRYTIPEELENGAVVGDIVRDLGLDLRKLSSRRIRITSDSARRYFNINHKNGKLSVSDRIDRETLCEFSGTCSLNLEVVVENPLEVHNVEVEILDANDNSPQFPRDEYQLEISESAITGSRFPIEGAQDADDGSNSVRLYRLSNNEHLALDSNKPVANSKHIELVLKKPFDREHTPSHQFILTAVDGGTPARTGTAKINVHVLDSNDNVPAFDNSVYKVKLLENSPKGALVIKLNATDPDEGTNGEVFYSFSSYTPERVRQMFSMDTDTGEIRVKNNIDYEETNSYEMYIQAMDRGPSAVAVHCKVVVEVLDVNDNIPEIVLSSLSSPVREDARADTVVALISVNDRDSAQNKQVTLEIQPGLPFKIKSFRNHYTLVTSAFLDRETISTYNVTVTAIDGGTPALSSHMTIKVDVADVNDNPPRFEQTSYTVYMTENNAPGASMCVVKALDADAGENARITYTVLNDNNHGIPVASYVSIKPDTGEAYALRAFDFEKLREFHFQVKAQDGGVPPLSRVATVYVYIMDQNDHSPRIVHPPANGTRTTETLMKNAEAGALVTKVVAWDGDAGQNAWLVYVLEQITSELDLFKVHEHTGEIRTTRRVSEDNSTSFLLTVLVRDHGLPPLSSTATINVHVMELPPKLTPDPKRIIRPHSPLLFSNVTLYLIVALSATTFVFLVTIVVLAIVRCHAYCTQPGSCSPCCVSQKRVPEGGTSAGGGGGSLGRGGGGGGGGGGGQGQPNNNVALRRDLKVEPHYIEVRGNGSMTKTYCYKTCMTATSGSDTFMFYNTGRPHSGTWGSGGYVTSQSGQSQMFVRRLSMPDATAIQLSAHGGVVGDAGSPGGSGPELANRV, via the coding sequence ATGGCTGTGGCGGCGCGACGCTGTTACAGCATAACGCAGAATGTGCCTTTTACTTTTTATTTGGTAATTTTTCTACTCAGTGGCCTTACAAATTCACAAATACGATACACCATTCCGGAGGAGCTGGAGAATGGGGCTGTGGTCGGCGACATTGTTCGAGATTTGGGTCTGGACCTGCGAAAGCTCTCTTCCCGACGCATCCGAATCACCTCCGACAGCGCAAGGAGATATTTCAACATAAATCATAAAAACGGCAAGCTGTCGGTGAGTGACCGCATCGACCGAGAGACGCTGTGTGAATTCAGCGGCACATGTTCCCTCAACCTAGAGGTGGTGGTTGAGAACCCGCTCGAGGTGCATAACGTAGAGGTGGAGATTCTGGATGCGAATGACAACTCGCCACAGTTCCCCCGGGACGAGTACCAGCTGGAGATCTCGGAGTCTGCTATAACGGGGTCCCGGTTCCCCATCGAAGGCGCGCAGGATGCAGACGATGGCTCAAATTCGGTTCGGCTCTATCGGCTCAGCAACAACGAGCACCTCGCGCTGGACTCCAACAAGCCCGTGGCAAACAGCAAGCACATCGAGCTCGTGCTTAAAAAGCCATTTGACCGCGAGCATACACCGTCTCATCAGTTCATACTGACAGCTGTCGACGGAGGCACCCCGGCGCGCACGGGCACAGCCAAAATCAACGTTCATGTCCTGGATTCCAACGACAATGTGCCCGCGTTCGACAACTCCGTGTACAAAGTGAAACTGTTAGAGAACTCGCCCAAGGGCGCTCTGGTGATAAAGTTAAACGCCACAGACCCGGATGAAGGCACAAACGGGGAGGTGTTTTACTCTTTCAGCAGTTACACGCCAGAGAGGGTGAGACAAATGTTCTCCATGGACACAGATACAGGAGAGATCCGAGTGAAGAACAACATAGACTATGAGGAGACTAACTCCTATGAAATGTACATACAAGCTATGGACAGGGGCCCTTCTGCGGTGGCCGTCCACTGTAAAGTGGTTGTAGAGGTTTTGGATGTGAATGACAATATCCCAGAGATCGTGCTGTCCTCTCTGTCCAGCCCAGTCCGCGAGGACGCTCGGGCGGACACGGTGGTGGCCTTGATCAGCGTTAATGACCGGGACTCCGCCCAGAACAAACAGGTGACCCTGGAGATCCAACCTGGCCTCCCCTTTAAGATCAAGTCCTTCCGGAACCACTACACCTTGGTCACCTCCGCCTTCCTAGACCGGGAAACCATCTCCACCTACAATGTCACGGTAACCGCCATTGACGGAGGGACCCCGGCCCTCTCCTCACACATGACCATTAAAGTTGACGTGGCGGATGTCAATGACAACCCTCCTCGCTTCGAACAGACGTCCTACACGGTGTACATGACGGAGAACAACGCGCCCGGGGCCTCAATGTGCGTGGTGAAGGCTCTGGACGCTGACGCCGGGGAGAACGCTCGCATCACCTACACCGTCCTCAACGACAACAACCACGGAATCCCCGTGGCGAGCTACGTCAGCATCAAACCCGACACGGGCGAGGCCTATGCCCTGCGAGCCTTCGACTTTGAGAAGCTCAGAGAGTTCCACTTCCAGGTGAAAGCCCAGGATGGTGGCGTGCCGCCCCTCAGCCGCGTGGCAACCGTCTATGTTTACATCATGGACCAGAACGACCACTCCCCCAGGATAGTCCATCCTCCAGCCAATGGGACGCGGACCACTGAGACGCTGATGAAGAATGCGGAGGCGGGGGCTCTGGTGACCAAGGTGGTGGCGTGGGACGGGGACGCAGGTCAGAACGCCTGGCTGGTGTACGTCCTGGAGCAGATCACCTCCGAGCTGGACCTGTTTAAAGTCCACGAGCACACGGGGGAGATCCGCACCACGCGGCGCGTCAGCGAGGACAACTCCACCTCCTTCCTGCTCACCGTGCTGGTCCGCGACCATGGCCTCCCGCCGCTCTCCTCCACCGCCACCATCAACGTGCACGTCATGGAGCTGCCGCCCAAGCTGACCCCCGACCCCAAACGTATCATCAGGCCTCACAGCCCACTACTGTTCTCCAACGTGACCCTCTACCTGATCGTGGCCCTGAGCGCCACCACCTTTGTGTTCCTGGTCACCATTGTGGTGCTGGCCATCGTCCGCTGTCACGCCTACTGCACCCAGCCCGGCTCCTGCTCCCCATGCTGTGTGTCCCAGAAGAGAGTCCCCGAGGGGGGCACCTCGGCCGGCGGGGGTGGAGGGTCGTTGGGtcgaggtggaggtggtgggggaggtggaggaggaggtcagGGTCAACCCAACAACAACGTTGCTCTGAGGAGAGACCTGAAAGTGGAGCCTCACTACATTGAGGTGCGGGGGAACGGCTCCATGACCAAAACGTACTGCTATAAGACATGTATGACGGCCACGTCGGGGAGCGACACCTTCATGTTCTATAACACGGGTCGGCCCCACAGCGGCACCTGGGGTTCCGGGGGATACGTTACCAGCCAGAGTGGACAGAGCCAGATGTTTGTGCGCAGGCTCAGCATGCCAGACGCAACTgcgatacag